In the Triticum aestivum cultivar Chinese Spring chromosome 2B, IWGSC CS RefSeq v2.1, whole genome shotgun sequence genome, GGTGCCATCGAAGGAGCAGGACAAGGGCAAGGACGAGGTGCCGCCCTCAGAGGTGACACCCGTGCAGGTGACGCCTGTCCAGAGCCCGGACACGGACGACGACGTGCCGGAGGTGCCCCCCACTGGCAAGCACCGGAACTACGGCCACTACCGTGAGGAGGAAGGGCCAACCACCTTCTGCAAGGTGATCATGGCCCCCCAGCTCGAGGCCATACCTATGTTGTTGGACTTCACGAGGCACTTCCTATCCGTGATGCAGGAGTTCAAGCTGAAGACAAACACCGGCTGCTTCCGGAGGGTCACAGTCCGGCTGTTGAACGGCAGGGTCACCCTCGATCAGGGCTGGACCACCTTCGCCTCCATCTATCAGATCAAGATAGGCTTcatggtttagggtttagggtttagaggCTGCATTTGCTCACCCAGCCTCATATGAGCCAGGCTTGAGCTAGTCAGGCCCGATCACTACGGGCGTCAAACACGCCCCTAATGTTTTTGCTCTCCACTCTATGTACCTCAAACTCTAGTTGTGCAGGGCGTTGAAGACTTCTGATAAGCTGCTGAGCTACGCAAATGCAAAAGCTAAGCAGCAGCTCGAAAAGGCGGAGAAACTACAACACGTCATAGAAAGGGGAGGTCGCGTGGTGGGAGCAATTATAAAAGTACTCCAGAGCATGCAGCCCACCGAGGATCATCAGACCTCCAAATCGAAACCGTCTCGCAAGTAGTGAGATGTGGTGGCGTAGATGTTGTGTTTGATTATGCAAATCAGGAATCCTGCCTTTCCTGTCAGCGTTCTAGGACAGGTCCATTTACTAGTTCCGGGTAGAATGCTTCCTGAATTGAACGAACTGAAATGCTATATGCTTTCAGGATCTATTTCTCTAGAAACCTGAATAGTGTTAATGCTAAAGACGAGCATGTTTTCTAAAGATAGACATTGACTGCAATTTACTGTTGTAATTCTCCAAATTCATCATAGATACAAAATCAActataaagaaaaatatttttaaGGGCCTCAATGACTTGAAGAAATTTGGAAGATTCTGTTTCATAGGAATTTTTGTTGGTATGTAAGATTGAGAACTACATATGATTTTTTTATGGTTCCTATATATAAGTCTTTTAGATATTCccatatggactacatacggagaaaaatgagtaaatctacactctaaaatatgtctgcatacatccgtatgtagtctatatcgaaatctctagaaagacatatacgtatttaggaacggagggagtagtttgcatGCAATCTCAGAGAAAAGTACACTAATATCGTGGTAATTCTTCCCTATTCTTATGACAACTATGCAATGCAACTGGTCCTTTAGGAATGTGTATTGTTTCTACGATGCAACCCAACAACTTAGATTACAATTCTACTGGCTTCCTATTTCTGCATCTAGAATCGTAGGAAAGAAGGAGGCCCTCAATATGAAATCAGCAGTCTCAGTATTCTCTCACACAACGTATGAAATCAAGTGTTAGTCTtgcaccaaaataaaaaaaaggagttGCAGTCTTGACCGGTGGAAGATTGTAATCTTGAGAGAAAATCAAGGGTAGAATCCTGAATACACTAGGATGAGCTTAATTCTCACGTGAATCCGGTGACAGTAGTGTTCAAAACAAAGTAGTTTAGTACTAGTAATTTCTTGTGCTTCAAACACGATAATGGCAATCTGCACGACAAGCAGACAGAGATAGTCTGACTACTCTAGGACACAAGAGCTTCAGCCTCTAGATACATGCCTAGTTAACAAATTGCATAATGGTGCCAAATTCCTGAAGGAGTTCATCTCCACACAGCCATCTTGGCAAGGTTATTTCGTCAACAAATCCGAGCATGTGCAATCGCAAATTCTGATGGTTCCCAGTCCTAGGATGCATGTAGATTTCAACGACACTGGAAAAGCAATTCTAACCAAATACAATACTTGTGTACACTGAATATGTGGCATGCTGAAATGGACCTAGCAACGACTAAGCTCTACTCCTTGGTCGACACACAATGGTTCCTTTACGGATTGTTGCTCTACTCTTCTCTCGCACTTAAATAGAAACATTGTGTGGTGCAACAACCATGTGATGGATATTTTCATGCAATTCAATACTGCCATATAAGCACATGGACATTTTTGTATTGGTACGAGTGTCCCTCCTTCAGCGAAGTAGCTCCCCTATTATAAATTTTGCCTGAATCAATCAACGTTCATAGTGTGCTTCCTACTGGTGACCATATCTGAGAAAGCCCTTACATTTGGTGGGGGCAATTGTAGAGTGATCCCAGAGCACACACACCTCATCCCTCACCGAGGATTATCGGACCTCCAAACTGAAACCACCTAGCAAGTAGTGAGTTGTGCTGGTGTAGACATTATGTTTGATTATGCAAATCAGGAGTCCTGCCTTTCCTGCTTGTATTCTAGCACATGTTCATTTACCAGTTGCTGGTAGGATGCTTTCTGGGATCACCTCCAAATTCTGAACGAACTGTTGTGCTATATGCCTTTTTAATTATACATAGTTACATTTTAGAGATTCTCTAGAAGCCAGAGAGGTGTTGCGGTAGTCTGTTGGATACCATAGGACGTGCATGTTTTTACAATATAAACATTGACTGCAGTTTCTTTTAGCGCACATAGATGAAAAATCACAATCTCTATatagaatactccctccgttccgatttactcatcgtggttttagttcaaatttgaactaaaaccatgacgagtaaatcggaacggagggagtactagctgcACAAATGGACAGTCGTCTTGATAATTGATTACATAATTATTTACGAGTGCCCAATAGGGGGAAAATGTTGTGGTCAACATTTACTTGTTTGATAGAACATATGCAACTTTTTGACACGAAAGACACCAATATAAGATATTAATTTCATGGGACAACATGCAAGACGCGTTTGCCATCCTTACACTTAACATGCATATACTATTTTATCAAGAGCTTAATGAGATAATCACACTTTCAAATTACACAACAACAATAAGACCGAGTAGGACAATGCTTTTTCAAGTGCTTCTCCACTTATTTAGCCATATATAAGTGTTGATGCAGATGTAGAGCAACCGACTCCTAGATGCTCATGGGTAGTACATCTGAACCAATCATCACGAGCAGTTGTTGGGCATGGTGAGACCGCACTTGCCGGGCAGAGCCATGGCGCGCTTTGCGTCGATGTGGTACATTTTCAGCCATATGCCGGCGATGCCTTTGTAGCGGCAAATGCATGATAGATTGGCCTTCCCAAGCGCAGCACAACACTCAGCCGACGGACTCTCTGTCGGGTTATTCACTGCCGCCGCGGGCTGGCAAAGCTTGAATTCATCATTCGACATGCCGCAGACGCCATGAACACCCTCTAGTGTGGCGAGGGACACCACCATGACAAGCAACAGTGTTGCAGCCAATGCATTTGACTTAGCCATAGCTGTTTGTACTATTATTTTGTATCTAGTGGATTGCCAGTGAAGATTTTTGGTCTTAGCTAGGCTTTACTTTGGGAATGTGTGAGATGAATGTTTGTTGTatggctctatttataggggcagcCACTTTGTTCATGCAGTGTGTATTATTCATCAAGCAAGAACTTAGGCGCACCAAGTGCTGCCCACATGCAGAAGCACTATCTTCTTATCATAAAAGAAAAATCAGCACTCGAACCCACTGTGAATGATAACGACTACATAGTTGGCAACAAAGAAATGTAACGAAGTAAAACTACCGATTTCTTTTGAAAGATTAGTGCGAAAATCTCTATAATGTAGTGTACGCCGCAAAATTATCATAGAAAGCGATTCTTCGATTTGCCCAGTCACAAGCTTTTTGCATGCCTTCCAAAAAAGTAAACTTTTTGCAAAAGAAAGACGGCTCATGATAACACTTGAGAATTGAACTGTTTAACCGACCGATCTATTCAGACAACCACCGAAATCTCTATGGTATATGTTCCGCTGCCGAATTATAGGAATGACTTCATTAGTGCTAAGCAAGTGTTTTGCCCTGTACCATGTGTTCACAGATATTTTGTTGTCGAAAAGAGGGTGATGTGCTCATATATAGTTAATGAAACGAGATGACCTATAGAAAAGAAACACCAATCTTGGCCTATGGTCATATATTATATGTTCGGCATTTTTAATTTGGAAAATCCTTAGAAGTCATGTATATGCACCTATTACTGAAATAATAGCACATTGCATTTCCTCCACTTCGAAAAGTAAACAAAAAACACATGCTCCTGGTCAATTAATTAGACAAGGACATCCGCTAGCTAGCTTGAAGCAATAAACCCTGCAACTAGATGCATGCATGCACCAACTGTAGCTTGAGGTATTTTCTTCAGACCATAGAGGAA is a window encoding:
- the LOC123041963 gene encoding putative lipid-transfer protein DIR1, coding for MAKSNALAATLLLVMVVSLATLEGVHGVCGMSNDEFKLCQPAAAVNNPTESPSAECCAALGKANLSCICRYKGIAGIWLKMYHIDAKRAMALPGKCGLTMPNNCS